The following proteins come from a genomic window of Novosphingobium sp. P6W:
- a CDS encoding DUF5695 domain-containing protein → MKRLLKPLPFAALILAAVPAMLPMAAAQAEEGAEKPKPVFPPIQTTGMTTPTFDLALRADTQTLAHLSPTGDAAFDFVPASREAERAGDGYVHIGDIHIRLKTAGSDWQDFSSAHARRQITALPGGGDVLAAADITASMGGAMPLRVERRWVNDQGVLAMRFTLVNTSSAAVEIGGLGMPMVFDNIILDRDLDQAHAQASFVDPYIGRDAGYLQVTRLNGQGPALLVLPEKGTPLEAYRPVLEKRAAPKDDIFTDRSPRTQVSEGFYDWTVASKGFAEKEWAKAGQQWNEATSITLAPGESRTIGLRFVTAPSVRAIEDTLVANKRPVAVGIPGYVVPTDQTASLFLKTPSKVASIESFPLGALTVAAEKAGKGWARYQVKASGWGQARLTVTYADGQKQTVSYYITKPLDQVMADIGNFTTTRQWLEGKDDPFHRSPAILSYDREDNKILTQDGRVWVSGMSDEGGAGSWVAAAIKQLDNPNAEEVAKLERLVNETVIGHLQVADGPQAGAVKKSLFYYDPKEFPNYYDPNINWKNWTAWSKKDSDDLGRSYNYPHVAIGHWVLYRLARDNQGLVKQHDWKFYLEWAYRTSVAMMRDAPYYAQFGQMEGDIFLDVLKDLKREGLTTEATEMEGLMKGRADHWRTLKFPFGSEMAWDSTGQPEVYAWMRYFNYQPQADVTREVILGYDPTIPSWGYNGNARRYWDFLYGGKVSRIERQIHHYGSALNAVPLFDAYRQNPADLHLLRVAYAGMMGGVTNIDQEGFGSAAFHSWPDMMKWDVITGDYGMGFYGHAITSASYMVNDAQLGWLGFGGDLKAKGSQVSIAPKDGARRRLFVAPAGLWITLEAGRIQSAQYDTKTGKVVLTLDPASDTAPTARLLFETTTEGARAYTTETGTADRGGYAIPLGSGVTTVTLNPR, encoded by the coding sequence ATGAAACGTCTCCTGAAGCCCCTGCCCTTCGCCGCGCTGATACTGGCCGCTGTTCCGGCCATGCTGCCGATGGCTGCAGCCCAGGCCGAAGAGGGCGCCGAAAAGCCCAAGCCGGTGTTCCCGCCGATCCAGACCACCGGCATGACGACGCCGACCTTCGACCTCGCCCTGCGCGCCGACACCCAGACGCTCGCCCACCTTTCCCCCACCGGCGATGCCGCTTTCGATTTCGTACCCGCATCGCGCGAGGCAGAGCGTGCGGGCGATGGCTATGTCCACATCGGCGACATCCACATCCGCCTGAAGACCGCCGGGTCTGATTGGCAGGACTTCTCCTCCGCCCATGCGCGCCGGCAGATCACTGCGCTGCCGGGGGGCGGCGACGTGCTTGCCGCCGCCGATATCACCGCGTCGATGGGCGGCGCGATGCCGCTGCGCGTCGAGCGCCGCTGGGTCAACGATCAAGGCGTGCTGGCGATGCGCTTCACGCTGGTGAACACGTCGAGCGCCGCTGTAGAGATTGGCGGCCTTGGCATGCCGATGGTGTTCGACAACATCATCCTCGACCGCGATCTGGATCAGGCCCACGCGCAGGCCAGCTTCGTCGACCCCTATATTGGCCGTGATGCGGGCTACCTTCAGGTCACCCGCCTGAACGGCCAAGGCCCGGCCCTGCTGGTGCTGCCTGAAAAGGGCACCCCGCTCGAAGCCTATCGCCCGGTTCTGGAAAAGCGCGCCGCGCCCAAGGACGATATCTTCACCGACCGCAGCCCGCGCACCCAGGTTTCCGAGGGTTTCTACGACTGGACCGTCGCCAGCAAGGGCTTTGCTGAGAAGGAATGGGCCAAGGCCGGCCAGCAGTGGAACGAGGCGACCAGCATCACCCTGGCCCCCGGCGAAAGCCGCACCATCGGCCTGCGCTTCGTGACCGCCCCCAGCGTGCGCGCGATCGAGGACACGCTGGTCGCCAACAAGCGCCCCGTCGCGGTCGGCATTCCTGGCTATGTGGTCCCCACCGACCAGACCGCCAGCCTCTTCCTCAAGACGCCGAGCAAGGTCGCCAGCATCGAGTCTTTCCCGCTCGGCGCGCTGACCGTGGCCGCCGAGAAAGCAGGCAAGGGCTGGGCGCGCTATCAGGTGAAGGCCAGCGGCTGGGGCCAGGCGCGCCTGACCGTTACTTATGCCGATGGCCAGAAGCAGACGGTGAGCTATTACATCACCAAGCCGCTCGATCAGGTCATGGCCGATATCGGCAACTTCACCACCACCAGGCAGTGGCTCGAGGGTAAGGACGACCCGTTCCACCGCTCGCCCGCGATCCTCTCGTATGACCGCGAAGACAACAAGATCCTCACGCAGGACGGCCGTGTCTGGGTTTCGGGCATGAGCGACGAAGGCGGCGCCGGATCATGGGTGGCAGCGGCGATCAAGCAGCTCGACAATCCGAATGCCGAGGAAGTCGCCAAGCTGGAACGGCTCGTCAACGAGACCGTCATCGGCCACCTCCAGGTCGCCGACGGCCCTCAGGCTGGCGCGGTCAAGAAGAGCTTGTTCTATTACGATCCCAAGGAATTCCCGAACTACTACGACCCCAATATCAACTGGAAGAACTGGACCGCGTGGTCGAAGAAGGATTCGGACGATCTGGGCCGGTCCTACAACTACCCCCACGTCGCGATCGGGCATTGGGTGCTCTACCGCCTTGCCCGCGACAACCAGGGTCTGGTCAAGCAGCACGACTGGAAGTTCTACCTTGAGTGGGCCTATCGCACCTCGGTCGCGATGATGCGCGATGCGCCCTATTATGCGCAGTTCGGGCAGATGGAGGGCGACATCTTCCTCGACGTCCTCAAGGATCTCAAGCGCGAGGGCCTGACCACCGAAGCAACCGAGATGGAAGGCCTGATGAAAGGCCGCGCCGACCATTGGCGCACCCTGAAATTCCCCTTCGGCAGCGAGATGGCATGGGATTCCACCGGCCAGCCCGAAGTCTATGCCTGGATGCGCTATTTCAACTATCAGCCGCAGGCGGACGTGACCCGCGAAGTGATCCTAGGCTATGATCCCACGATCCCCAGTTGGGGCTACAACGGCAATGCCCGCCGCTACTGGGACTTCCTTTACGGCGGCAAAGTCTCGCGCATCGAGCGGCAGATCCACCACTACGGCTCAGCCCTGAACGCGGTTCCGCTGTTCGATGCCTATCGCCAGAACCCCGCCGACCTGCACCTGCTGCGCGTCGCTTACGCCGGCATGATGGGCGGCGTGACCAACATCGACCAGGAGGGCTTCGGCTCGGCCGCGTTCCATTCCTGGCCCGACATGATGAAGTGGGACGTCATCACCGGCGACTATGGCATGGGCTTCTACGGCCACGCGATCACATCGGCCAGCTACATGGTCAACGATGCGCAGCTGGGCTGGCTGGGCTTTGGCGGAGACCTCAAGGCCAAGGGTTCGCAGGTAAGCATCGCCCCGAAGGACGGCGCCCGCCGCCGCCTGTTCGTGGCGCCCGCAGGCCTGTGGATCACGCTGGAGGCGGGCCGCATCCAGAGCGCGCAGTACGATACGAAGACCGGCAAGGTCGTGCTCACCCTCGACCCCGCCAGCGATACCGCACCCACCGCGCGCCTGCTGTTCGAGACCACTACCGAGGGCGCCCGCGCCTACACCACCGAAACCGGCACGGCCGACCGGGGCGGTTATGCGATCCCGCTGGGCAGCGGCGTCACCACCGTCACGCTGAACCCGCGCTGA
- a CDS encoding FadR/GntR family transcriptional regulator, which yields MKKESTMADLGLGEAIEGLPLPSGRLHHVVAQRLATQIVSGDTPCGHVFPAEVEHAEMLGVSRSVLREAFRVLTAKGLVSSRPKAGTRINERRKWNLLDPDVLGWQIQCGASDEFLRDLFELRMVVEPQAAEMAAMRRDEGQLVDMANALDAMERFTLSTPKGRAADIRFHELVMEATRNEMLLALSNSISTAIASTTAIKQSRHGSPRDAMPEHQALYTQIADRNPRQARKAMITLIELAHSDTKIALKR from the coding sequence ATGAAGAAAGAGAGCACGATGGCCGATTTGGGATTGGGCGAAGCGATCGAAGGGCTCCCGCTGCCGAGTGGCCGGTTGCACCATGTCGTCGCCCAGCGGCTGGCGACCCAGATCGTCAGCGGCGACACGCCTTGCGGGCATGTCTTTCCGGCCGAGGTCGAACATGCCGAAATGCTCGGCGTCTCCCGCTCGGTGTTGCGCGAGGCATTTCGCGTGCTCACGGCCAAGGGCCTGGTCAGCAGCCGGCCGAAGGCGGGCACGCGGATCAACGAGCGGCGAAAGTGGAACCTGCTCGATCCGGATGTGCTGGGCTGGCAGATCCAGTGCGGCGCCAGCGATGAATTCCTGCGTGACCTGTTCGAGCTGCGTATGGTGGTAGAGCCGCAGGCTGCCGAGATGGCCGCGATGCGCCGCGACGAAGGGCAGTTGGTCGACATGGCCAATGCGCTGGATGCGATGGAGCGCTTCACGCTTTCCACCCCCAAGGGCCGCGCTGCGGATATCCGGTTCCACGAACTGGTGATGGAGGCGACGCGCAACGAGATGCTGTTGGCGCTGTCCAACTCGATCTCCACTGCCATCGCCTCGACCACGGCGATCAAGCAGAGCCGCCACGGATCGCCCCGCGATGCGATGCCGGAGCACCAAGCCCTCTACACCCAGATCGCCGACCGCAACCCACGGCAGGCGCGCAAGGCGATGATTACGCTGATCGAGCTGGCGCATTCGGACACAAAGATCGCCCTCAAGCGGTGA
- a CDS encoding Svx/AvrXca family virulence/avirulence protein: MKTLLQASTLALILAGAVLPLAAIAAPVPEAPAAPSGQACTAGPWGVADTDPSDAVNSALPLQMQSAHFALHWKPGTVTQGDAQGAVKHLEYVWDYFIGTLHFPEPHCGSATKFKVNAYIGVDYGLTGGTDQLGHMGMWIGPGALRDRFGLAHELTHALQAATGHLMDSPFTGWLFESHANWMTVQLPEFRENTHCSVLLKQYPHLYYGSTRSRYCNWQFLEYIKDKHGFEAINDIWRKAPGTSDPAHLTADPISVLKQNMGWDQSQLNDAFGDWALHNANWDYTNPDGSDQGGVFRKNYGTYDQTTDAGILSATVLDPIDLANRRFAVPDMWAPQRWGYNMVKLYPDAGSSRVTVTFRGMVQQASAAASLPGLADEPATIPPPSSDWRWGLVAVGADGTSRYAPLQRGAKAEASIDVKPGDTGLFLMVMAAPSQMQQIRWDQPWYSIYRYAWMAQFEGAMPERYQPGAPAAIPGGHRHANGGGWVGPNAQVAASAYVGPYARVISGTVTGNARIEDHAVVLDRAQVQDNAVAAGLTVLRGDTVLRDNAAARTSMLAIGEYEKGIVLSGTAQVIGDVEQRGASLSRGIFYGFVDSDTAKDPKHGANLDRPVQEVTAKTRPRWIP, from the coding sequence ATGAAGACCCTGCTTCAGGCATCGACGCTGGCGCTTATCCTTGCCGGCGCCGTCCTCCCCCTCGCAGCGATCGCCGCGCCGGTGCCTGAGGCCCCCGCCGCCCCTTCCGGTCAGGCCTGCACGGCCGGACCGTGGGGGGTGGCGGACACCGACCCATCCGACGCGGTCAACTCCGCCCTACCTTTGCAGATGCAGAGCGCCCACTTCGCGCTGCACTGGAAACCGGGCACCGTCACCCAAGGCGATGCACAAGGCGCGGTGAAACACCTCGAATACGTGTGGGACTATTTCATCGGAACCCTGCACTTCCCCGAACCGCACTGCGGCTCGGCCACGAAGTTCAAGGTGAATGCCTACATCGGCGTCGATTACGGGCTGACCGGCGGCACCGACCAACTCGGTCACATGGGCATGTGGATCGGCCCGGGCGCGCTAAGGGACCGCTTCGGGCTGGCGCATGAACTGACCCACGCCCTGCAAGCCGCGACCGGACACTTGATGGACTCGCCCTTTACCGGCTGGCTGTTCGAAAGCCATGCCAACTGGATGACCGTCCAGCTGCCGGAATTTCGCGAGAACACCCATTGCTCGGTCCTGCTCAAGCAGTACCCGCACCTCTATTACGGCTCGACGCGATCGCGCTACTGCAACTGGCAGTTCCTGGAATACATCAAGGACAAGCACGGTTTCGAGGCGATCAACGACATCTGGCGCAAGGCCCCCGGCACCAGCGACCCCGCGCATCTGACCGCCGATCCGATCAGCGTCCTGAAGCAGAACATGGGCTGGGATCAGTCGCAGCTCAACGACGCCTTCGGCGACTGGGCGCTGCACAATGCCAACTGGGATTACACCAACCCCGACGGCTCGGACCAAGGCGGTGTCTTCCGCAAGAACTACGGCACTTACGACCAGACCACCGACGCCGGCATCCTCTCCGCCACGGTGCTGGACCCCATAGACCTGGCCAATCGCCGCTTCGCCGTGCCAGACATGTGGGCGCCGCAGCGCTGGGGTTACAACATGGTCAAGCTGTACCCCGACGCGGGCAGCAGCCGAGTGACCGTGACGTTCCGGGGCATGGTGCAGCAAGCCAGCGCTGCCGCCTCCCTGCCCGGCCTCGCCGACGAACCTGCCACGATCCCGCCGCCGTCATCGGACTGGCGCTGGGGCCTCGTGGCCGTGGGCGCGGACGGGACGAGCCGCTATGCCCCGTTGCAACGCGGGGCCAAAGCCGAAGCCTCGATCGACGTCAAGCCGGGCGACACCGGGCTATTCCTGATGGTCATGGCCGCGCCGTCGCAGATGCAGCAGATCCGCTGGGACCAGCCCTGGTACTCGATCTACCGCTACGCGTGGATGGCCCAGTTCGAGGGCGCCATGCCGGAACGCTACCAGCCCGGCGCGCCCGCAGCGATCCCCGGCGGCCACCGCCACGCGAACGGCGGCGGCTGGGTCGGGCCGAACGCGCAGGTGGCAGCCAGCGCCTATGTCGGCCCCTATGCGCGGGTGATCTCGGGCACGGTCACCGGCAACGCGCGGATCGAAGATCACGCCGTCGTTCTCGACCGGGCGCAAGTACAGGACAATGCCGTAGCGGCGGGCCTGACCGTCCTGCGCGGTGACACCGTCCTGCGAGACAACGCCGCCGCGCGCACCTCGATGCTGGCCATCGGCGAGTACGAAAAAGGCATCGTCCTGTCCGGCACAGCGCAAGTGATCGGCGATGTCGAACAGCGCGGCGCCTCGCTTTCGCGCGGTATCTTCTACGGTTTCGTAGACTCCGATACGGCGAAGGACCCGAAACACGGCGCCAACCTCGACCGCCCGGTTCAAGAAGTGACCGCGAAAACCCGGCCCCGCTGGATTCCCTGA
- a CDS encoding TetR family transcriptional regulator: MPSSYDRLVATVQGQWEEQGGAAISARRISVAAGVPVSSIYHHFESLEHLLVAAQQAQLVRARAWCKGMLAQAEGLPGCPEAFAGFFAEAIDDWAIRQRDLAFAWRECRLLAGDNTLFDAAGREWDQLWAEFWQEASERFALGQCAGIADRMFENESFLHMLRWRRLVDRAGLDEMARTLGALFCRKPLPPTPWREFAREEAIRSMPTLPQRDPMAAQIVTAAAELIGTSGVASLTHRMVAERAGLTLGMVSHKFKTKSVLMEAAFEGLYSANLERMQAGPGGAAIYGAQDVVSGIVHLLRTGASARGSNELFVAVARDASLRQFGLQLRYLRGRTSRSMLQGLLGPDRPVGIVEAALFSGFTASLIRSFADAGAKLPEDAIRGELESVIALLEG; encoded by the coding sequence ATGCCTTCGTCATATGATCGACTTGTCGCCACAGTTCAGGGGCAGTGGGAGGAACAGGGTGGAGCGGCGATTTCGGCCCGCCGGATCAGCGTTGCGGCCGGCGTTCCGGTTTCTTCCATCTATCATCACTTTGAATCTCTGGAACACTTGTTGGTAGCGGCGCAGCAGGCGCAGCTGGTCCGGGCGAGGGCCTGGTGCAAGGGAATGCTGGCCCAGGCCGAGGGGCTGCCGGGCTGTCCTGAGGCATTCGCTGGCTTCTTCGCCGAAGCGATCGACGACTGGGCGATCCGTCAGCGCGACCTTGCGTTCGCCTGGCGTGAATGCCGGCTGCTGGCCGGGGACAACACCCTGTTCGATGCGGCCGGCCGTGAGTGGGATCAGCTTTGGGCCGAATTCTGGCAGGAGGCGAGCGAGCGATTCGCTTTGGGTCAGTGCGCCGGAATCGCGGACCGCATGTTCGAGAACGAGAGCTTCCTGCATATGCTCCGTTGGCGCCGGCTGGTCGATCGTGCCGGGCTGGACGAGATGGCGCGCACGCTGGGCGCGCTGTTTTGCCGCAAGCCGTTGCCGCCCACGCCCTGGCGCGAATTTGCGCGTGAGGAGGCGATCCGCTCCATGCCCACGCTGCCTCAGCGCGATCCCATGGCGGCGCAGATCGTCACGGCAGCGGCTGAATTGATCGGGACCAGCGGCGTTGCCAGCCTGACCCACCGCATGGTTGCCGAGCGTGCCGGGCTGACGCTGGGCATGGTCTCACACAAGTTCAAGACCAAGTCGGTGCTGATGGAAGCGGCGTTCGAGGGGCTTTATAGCGCCAATCTTGAACGGATGCAGGCGGGCCCCGGCGGGGCGGCGATCTACGGTGCGCAGGACGTGGTAAGCGGTATCGTCCACCTGCTGCGCACCGGCGCCAGCGCGCGCGGGAGCAACGAGCTGTTCGTTGCGGTCGCGCGCGATGCCTCGCTGCGCCAGTTCGGCCTCCAGCTGCGCTACCTGCGAGGGCGCACGTCGCGCAGCATGTTACAAGGGCTGCTAGGGCCGGATAGACCCGTGGGAATTGTGGAAGCGGCGCTGTTCTCGGGCTTCACGGCCTCGCTCATCAGGAGCTTCGCCGATGCGGGGGCGAAACTGCCCGAGGATGCAATTCGCGGTGAGTTGGAGTCCGTGATCGCCTTGCTGGAGGGCTGA
- a CDS encoding DPP IV N-terminal domain-containing protein, whose protein sequence is MSAPLSRMSRSVSLFAFAWASLGTGMAMAPAAHAATARTVAAPAQPSIAQRYAAADAFLGNALGDLIDDADIAPRFVEGGLFYRTGNRLDQRYQLLDLATRQTRQVTTTAELTAALSAAKGKAVTIDEARITEVDYDPAKDEVKFKAFEGALWSVDAAGKAVQIEEAEHREYDLISPDGKTKIVARDFNLIAVDIDSGREVPLTTDGTREQPYGRSIPELSDILREGTEEPAMPVSAQWSPDGRYLLSWRLDTREVKKLSITQQNPPGSFYPRSFSYVYPLAGAEKLPQATRFVIDMRAAMKARKAKLVPIQMPAESLLYPAAPDIGWVDGQPRMLWTERGYKQQAVYTADPATGAARIVAHEAVKPVVTVTSSMMMPSPELGGELSISERTGWAQLYLVSPDAPDGGTALTQGAWEVLSVDHVDEDKSALVVTGVGREAQRNPYWRALYRVPAKGGALTELTPEPLDHDAKVSPDGKWIVDQMSSPTSPTRAVLRDGRTGRIVKELAKADDSRLMARGFTAPEPFKGVAADGKTPIYGLILRPANFDPKRAYPVIDNVYTGPTTTDVPATWSDARRVSGNSLAQIGAIVVMIDGTGTSRRGQAFRLPAFQNLGEVGLDDHIALIRQMAAKYPYMDVNRVGVFGGSAGGYDTARFVLRRPDFFKVGVSSSGNHDLRLDKTWWPEVSMGNPDEATWERNSNMSVAGQLKGHLLLIHGDIDDNVPVTESFRLAKALMDAGRDVDLVVLPNTTHRVNQPFFFKKQRDYFTQYLLGETPPPLGPVTPAKPAAPAAQ, encoded by the coding sequence GTGAGCGCACCACTTTCCCGCATGTCCCGTTCCGTCAGCCTCTTCGCCTTCGCGTGGGCCAGTCTTGGCACCGGCATGGCAATGGCACCCGCCGCTCACGCCGCGACCGCACGCACTGTGGCCGCGCCTGCGCAGCCTAGCATTGCCCAGCGCTATGCTGCGGCCGATGCCTTCCTCGGCAATGCGCTTGGCGACCTTATCGACGATGCCGACATCGCCCCGCGCTTCGTCGAGGGCGGGCTGTTCTATCGCACCGGCAACCGGCTCGACCAACGCTACCAGTTGCTCGACCTCGCCACGCGCCAGACGCGGCAAGTGACGACGACCGCCGAACTCACCGCCGCGCTGTCCGCCGCAAAGGGCAAGGCCGTGACGATCGACGAGGCGCGGATCACCGAGGTCGATTACGATCCGGCCAAGGACGAGGTGAAGTTCAAAGCCTTTGAGGGCGCCCTGTGGAGCGTCGACGCCGCCGGCAAGGCCGTGCAGATCGAGGAAGCCGAACACCGCGAATACGATCTGATTTCTCCCGATGGCAAGACCAAGATCGTCGCGCGTGATTTCAACCTGATAGCGGTCGATATCGACAGCGGACGGGAAGTGCCGCTGACTACCGACGGCACGCGCGAGCAGCCCTATGGCCGCTCAATCCCCGAACTTTCCGACATCCTGCGTGAAGGCACCGAGGAACCGGCCATGCCGGTTTCCGCCCAGTGGTCGCCCGATGGTCGCTACCTGCTCAGCTGGCGGCTCGACACGCGCGAGGTCAAAAAGCTTTCGATCACCCAGCAGAACCCGCCGGGCAGCTTCTACCCGCGCAGCTTCTCCTATGTCTATCCGCTGGCAGGGGCGGAGAAATTGCCGCAAGCTACCCGCTTCGTCATCGACATGCGCGCGGCGATGAAGGCGCGCAAGGCGAAGCTGGTGCCGATCCAGATGCCGGCGGAATCCCTGCTGTATCCGGCCGCGCCCGATATAGGCTGGGTCGACGGCCAGCCCCGGATGCTCTGGACCGAGCGCGGCTACAAGCAGCAGGCCGTCTACACTGCCGATCCGGCAACCGGCGCTGCCCGCATAGTCGCGCATGAGGCGGTCAAGCCGGTGGTCACGGTGACCTCCAGCATGATGATGCCTTCACCCGAGCTTGGCGGCGAACTGTCGATCTCCGAGCGGACCGGCTGGGCGCAATTGTACCTCGTCAGCCCCGATGCGCCGGACGGCGGCACCGCGCTGACGCAGGGCGCGTGGGAAGTCCTCAGCGTCGATCATGTGGACGAGGACAAGTCCGCGCTCGTGGTGACCGGCGTAGGCCGCGAGGCGCAGCGCAACCCTTACTGGCGGGCCCTGTACCGCGTGCCGGCCAAAGGCGGCGCCCTGACCGAGCTGACGCCCGAGCCGCTCGACCACGACGCCAAGGTATCGCCCGATGGCAAGTGGATCGTCGATCAGATGTCCAGCCCCACATCGCCAACCCGTGCGGTGCTGCGCGATGGCCGGACCGGCAGGATCGTCAAGGAGCTGGCGAAGGCCGATGACAGCCGCCTGATGGCCAGGGGCTTCACGGCGCCCGAACCGTTCAAGGGCGTGGCAGCCGACGGAAAGACGCCGATCTACGGCCTGATCCTGCGCCCCGCGAACTTCGACCCAAAGCGCGCCTATCCAGTCATAGACAATGTCTACACCGGCCCGACGACCACCGACGTGCCCGCCACCTGGTCCGACGCCCGGCGCGTGAGCGGCAACAGCCTTGCCCAGATCGGCGCCATCGTGGTCATGATCGACGGCACCGGCACATCGCGGCGCGGACAGGCTTTTCGCCTTCCCGCTTTCCAGAATCTTGGCGAAGTGGGCCTTGACGATCACATCGCCCTGATCCGCCAGATGGCCGCGAAGTATCCCTATATGGACGTGAACCGCGTCGGCGTGTTCGGCGGTTCTGCGGGCGGCTATGACACCGCGCGCTTCGTGCTGCGGCGGCCGGACTTCTTCAAGGTCGGCGTATCGTCCTCGGGCAACCACGACCTGAGGCTGGACAAGACCTGGTGGCCCGAAGTCTCGATGGGCAACCCGGACGAAGCGACCTGGGAGCGGAATTCCAACATGTCGGTGGCGGGCCAGCTCAAGGGCCACCTGCTGCTGATCCACGGCGATATCGACGACAACGTGCCCGTGACCGAGAGCTTCCGCCTTGCCAAGGCGCTGATGGATGCCGGGCGCGATGTCGATCTCGTCGTTCTGCCCAATACTACTCACCGGGTGAACCAGCCGTTCTTCTTCAAGAAGCAGCGCGACTACTTCACCCAATACCTTCTGGGCGAAACCCCGCCCCCGCTTGGCCCGGTTACCCCGGCCAAGCCTGCCGCCCCCGCGGCTCAGTGA